DNA sequence from the Camelina sativa cultivar DH55 unplaced genomic scaffold, Cs unpScaffold04091, whole genome shotgun sequence genome:
TTTTCCAACATTCCTAGTCACATGCATCTTGTAATAGATGTGGTTAATTTAACAATACTCATTTCATGCTTacaataagtttatatatgtaacCAAATGTAAAATTCCATAtctatatgtattttgtttcgCCACAATTACTCAGGGAGAGGTGAGGCTGCGGATGAGAAGGCCTTCGAAGGTGATTCCAGGTCCGAATGCTAAGCCAAGTCCCCACTCTTGTGCGGCCTCGCCTTTCTTCTTCAGCTCATCTCTCATATACTCCATCACATACAGTATCGTGTTGCTGCTCACGTTCCCGTAATTCACCAACGCCCTTCTGCTGCTCTCCAGCTTCTCTCTCTCCAGCTTTAGTTTTGTCTCCAGACGGTTCAGAATCGCAGGTCCCCCTGGATGAACAGCCCAGAACATGTC
Encoded proteins:
- the LOC104774619 gene encoding type III polyketide synthase A-like, giving the protein MGKAGDESMEFNDMFWAVHPGGPAILNRLETKLKLEREKLESSRRALVNYGNVSSNTILYVMEYMRDELKKKGEAAQEWGLGLAFGPGITFEGLLIRSLTSP